In a genomic window of Struthio camelus isolate bStrCam1 chromosome 16, bStrCam1.hap1, whole genome shotgun sequence:
- the TMEM199 gene encoding transmembrane protein 199, with product MASSVRAGPRLRRAAADGELDGLPAGLRAELEAALGSDGALVPFSLLRRLHGALREAGSPLYLHELLEGSEIALPEVPVPPRNPELVARLERIKARLANEEYRRMTRNVTGQELNRYGTLADFGRQVRSVKAVVITIFNFIVTVAAAFACTYLGSQYIFAETAARILSAVIVASVVGLAELYVMVRTLEGDLGKL from the exons ATGGCGTCGTcggtgcgggccgggccgcggctgaggcgggcggcggcggacggCGAGCTGGATGGGCTCCCCGCCGGCCTGCGGGCCGAGCTGGAGGCGGCGCTGGGCTCCGACGGCGCCCTCgtgcccttcagcctgctgcgGCGGCTGCACGGGGCGCTGCGGGAGGCAG gGTCCCCGCTGTATCTCCACGAGCTCCTGGAAGGCAGCGAGATCGCCCTGCCCGaggtgccggtgccgccgcgg AACCCCGAGCTGGTGGCCCGGCTGGAGCGCATCAAGGCCCGGCTGGCCAACGAGGAGTACCGGCGGATGACCCGCAATGTCACCGGCCAG GAGCTGAACCGGTACGGGACATTGGCCGACTTTGGGAGGCAAG TTCGATCTGTTAAAGCTGTGGTCATCACCATATTCAACTTCATTGTCACCGTGGCAGCCGCGTTTGCCTGCACGTACCTGGGCAGCCAGTACATCTTTGCCGAGACGGCTGCG CGCATCCTGTCAGCAGTAATTGTGGCCTCAGTGGTTGGCTTGGCCGAGTTGTATGTGATGGTGCGGACCCTCGAAGGGGACCTCGGGAAACTATGA